One genomic segment of Hydrocarboniclastica marina includes these proteins:
- a CDS encoding phosphatidate cytidylyltransferase, with amino-acid sequence MLKQRVITALILAPIIVGGLFFLPPLGFAIFTGILVAIGGWEWANLSGVSANAARVIYALVIGAVMAASLFATAGYTLAVLWLVLAWWVCSFWLVSRYPSGTALWEPTPVRLLMGLPVLVGAWLGLNYLRSGDFSLGRLDNNLLLILFAFCIVWIADIGAYFAGRAWGKRKLAPNVSPGKSWAGVYGGVAAALLLAAVVAWLAECGFGQAVGLILISGVTALVSVLGDLYESMLKRLRGVKDSSQLLPGHGGVLDRVDSLTAALPVFALLLTLAGWLSPAAIA; translated from the coding sequence GTGCTCAAGCAACGCGTCATTACTGCACTCATCCTCGCGCCCATCATAGTCGGCGGACTGTTTTTTCTGCCGCCTCTGGGGTTTGCCATATTCACCGGTATCCTCGTGGCTATCGGCGGCTGGGAGTGGGCTAACCTTTCCGGCGTCAGCGCTAACGCGGCACGAGTAATCTATGCACTGGTGATCGGTGCTGTAATGGCGGCATCACTGTTTGCAACCGCGGGCTACACGCTGGCGGTGCTTTGGCTGGTCCTGGCCTGGTGGGTCTGCTCGTTCTGGCTGGTGTCGCGCTATCCTTCCGGAACGGCTCTCTGGGAGCCGACACCTGTGCGACTTCTGATGGGGTTGCCGGTTCTGGTGGGGGCGTGGCTGGGGCTCAATTACCTGCGCAGCGGTGATTTCTCGCTGGGGCGTCTGGACAACAATCTACTGTTGATCCTGTTCGCTTTCTGCATTGTCTGGATTGCGGACATTGGAGCGTATTTCGCGGGTCGGGCCTGGGGAAAACGTAAGCTCGCTCCCAATGTCAGTCCCGGGAAATCATGGGCTGGTGTCTATGGCGGTGTCGCAGCGGCGCTGCTGCTAGCGGCCGTGGTCGCATGGCTGGCGGAATGTGGTTTCGGCCAGGCTGTCGGGCTGATTCTCATCAGCGGCGTAACAGCGTTAGTGTCCGTTCTGGGAGATCTTTACGAAAGTATGCTCAAGCGGCTGCGCGGCGTAAAGGACAGCAGCCAGCTTCTTCCGGGCCACGGCGGTGTTCTCGATCGGGTGGACAGTCTCACTGCGGCGCTGCCGGTGTTCGCTTTGCTGCTGACGCTGGCCGGATGGCTGTCGCCGGCCGCCATCGCGTGA
- the uppS gene encoding polyprenyl diphosphate synthase: MSEQISTTVPVEAPAMPRHVAIIMDGNNRWAKLKRLRGIAGHKAGVDAVRAVVETCAQEAVEVLTLFAFSSENWRRPEEEVGALMKLFLIALKREVRKLHRNNIRLRIIGEKSRFSKVLQEHMAAAEELTAANSGMTLVIAANYGGQWDLTQAARSLAMDVAEGSLSPDAIDEAALQSRLALGDLPHPDLMIRTAGEKRISNFMLWHLAYTEFYFSPVYWPDFKHEEMQKALEDYSLRKRRFGRTDDQVDAVSSETPLLRQANR, translated from the coding sequence ATGTCCGAACAAATCTCCACGACGGTTCCGGTTGAGGCGCCTGCCATGCCTCGGCACGTGGCGATTATCATGGATGGTAACAACCGCTGGGCCAAGCTCAAGCGTCTGCGCGGGATAGCAGGCCACAAGGCGGGGGTCGATGCAGTGCGGGCGGTTGTGGAAACCTGTGCCCAGGAGGCGGTCGAAGTATTGACTCTTTTTGCGTTCAGCAGCGAAAACTGGCGCCGACCTGAAGAGGAGGTTGGGGCACTGATGAAGCTGTTTCTCATCGCCCTCAAGCGGGAGGTCAGAAAGCTGCACCGCAACAATATCCGCCTTCGTATCATTGGAGAGAAGAGCCGTTTCAGCAAGGTGTTGCAGGAGCACATGGCTGCTGCCGAAGAGTTGACGGCGGCCAATTCCGGTATGACGCTGGTGATTGCTGCAAACTACGGTGGCCAGTGGGACCTGACTCAGGCAGCCCGTAGTCTGGCTATGGACGTCGCAGAGGGCTCCCTGAGCCCCGATGCTATTGATGAGGCAGCGCTGCAAAGCCGGCTGGCGTTGGGGGATCTTCCGCACCCGGATCTGATGATCCGCACGGCGGGCGAAAAGCGGATCAGCAACTTCATGCTCTGGCACCTCGCCTATACGGAATTCTACTTCTCCCCGGTATACTGGCCTGATTTCAAGCACGAAGAGATGCAGAAAGCGCTTGAAGACTATTCCCTGCGTAAACGTCGGTTCGGACGTACTGACGATCAGGTAGACGCCGTGTCTTCCGAAACGCCTCTTCTTCGTCAGGCCAACCGCTAG
- the frr gene encoding ribosome recycling factor translates to MIDEIKEDAQQRMKKSVEALQVAFNKIRTGRANASILDSVMVPYYGEPTPLKQVANVTVEDNRTLMISAWEKNLTPAIEKAILTSDLGLNPSSNGGIIRVAMPMLTEETRRDMVKHARNDAENARVSVRNIRRDANGDLKELQKEKEITEDDERRGADEIQKVTDSYIAEIDQLLKKKEEDLMAV, encoded by the coding sequence GTGATAGACGAAATCAAAGAAGACGCGCAGCAGCGCATGAAAAAAAGTGTTGAAGCGCTGCAGGTAGCGTTCAACAAGATCCGCACCGGGCGCGCTAATGCAAGCATCCTGGATAGTGTGATGGTGCCTTACTACGGCGAACCGACCCCGCTAAAGCAGGTTGCGAACGTCACGGTCGAGGATAATCGCACCCTGATGATTTCAGCGTGGGAAAAGAACCTGACGCCAGCGATCGAGAAGGCAATACTGACTTCCGATCTTGGGCTGAACCCGTCATCGAACGGTGGAATTATTCGCGTGGCCATGCCCATGCTGACGGAAGAAACCCGCCGGGACATGGTTAAGCACGCGCGCAACGACGCAGAGAATGCCCGGGTTTCCGTGCGTAACATCCGTCGGGATGCCAACGGTGATCTGAAAGAACTGCAGAAAGAAAAGGAAATTACCGAGGACGATGAGCGCCGCGGCGCGGATGAAATCCAGAAGGTAACAGATTCCTACATTGCTGAAATCGATCAGCTTCTGAAGAAGAAAGAAGAAGACTTGATGGCCGTGTGA
- the pyrH gene encoding UMP kinase: MPTPNPSQPRYKRILLKLSGEALVGEHEFGIDPKVLDRMSLEIGALVGIGVQVGLVIGGGNLFRGAALHAAGMDRVTGDHMGMLATVMNGLAMRDSLERSNIRTRVLSAIPMTGVVDHYDRRRAIRDLKDGDVVVFCAGTGNPFFTTDSAACLRGIEIEADIVLKATKVDGVYSDDPVKNPNALRYDRLTYDEVLDQKLGVMDLTAICLCRDHDMPLRVFDMNKPGVLTRIVVGENEGTLIAKD; this comes from the coding sequence ATGCCTACCCCGAATCCGTCCCAGCCACGTTATAAGCGAATATTGTTGAAGCTCAGCGGCGAAGCCCTGGTGGGCGAGCACGAGTTCGGTATTGATCCCAAGGTCCTTGACAGAATGTCCCTGGAGATAGGGGCGCTGGTTGGCATAGGCGTTCAGGTGGGCCTTGTGATCGGTGGCGGCAACCTTTTCCGGGGTGCAGCGCTGCATGCCGCCGGCATGGATAGGGTCACCGGCGATCATATGGGCATGCTTGCCACTGTAATGAACGGCCTGGCCATGCGTGATTCCCTGGAGCGTTCCAATATTCGTACCCGGGTGTTGTCAGCGATTCCCATGACCGGCGTGGTGGACCACTACGACCGCCGCCGGGCGATCAGGGACCTGAAAGACGGCGATGTCGTGGTATTCTGTGCCGGTACCGGCAACCCGTTCTTCACAACCGATTCTGCTGCCTGCCTGCGCGGTATAGAAATCGAGGCAGACATTGTGCTCAAGGCAACAAAGGTTGATGGGGTCTACTCTGATGATCCGGTCAAGAATCCGAATGCCCTGAGGTATGACCGTCTGACCTACGACGAAGTGCTGGACCAGAAGCTGGGTGTCATGGACCTGACTGCCATCTGTCTGTGTCGGGATCACGACATGCCCCTCCGGGTATTCGATATGAACAAGCCGGGTGTCCTCACGCGCATCGTGGTGGGCGAGAATGAAGGCACGTTGATCGCCAAAGACTAA
- the tsf gene encoding translation elongation factor Ts encodes MAAITASMVKELRERTGLGMMECKKALVEVEGDVEKAIEEMRKSSGLKAAKKAGRTAAEGVVLVRVADDNRSALLLEVNSETDFVARDDSFLAFAREVLETAFQKRETDIAKLMADGLETKREALVQKIGENISVRRAELIEGSVVEGYVHSNNKMAAVVALSAGQPELARDVAMHVTAVNPRVAKPEDMPEDEVQKEKDIIKAQPDMAGKPDEIVEKMMGGRIKKFLKENSLVDQPFVKNPDQTVGALLKEANADLERFVRLEVGEGIEREQVDFAAEVAAQLKS; translated from the coding sequence ATGGCTGCTATTACTGCTTCCATGGTGAAAGAGCTTCGTGAGCGCACCGGTCTTGGCATGATGGAGTGCAAGAAGGCGCTGGTCGAAGTTGAAGGCGACGTCGAAAAAGCAATTGAAGAAATGCGCAAGTCATCCGGCCTTAAGGCTGCGAAAAAGGCGGGCCGCACGGCCGCTGAGGGTGTGGTGCTGGTTCGTGTCGCTGATGACAATCGCAGCGCCCTCCTACTTGAAGTGAACTCCGAGACTGATTTCGTTGCACGTGACGACAGCTTCCTGGCCTTTGCCCGGGAAGTGCTCGAAACCGCGTTCCAGAAGCGTGAGACAGATATCGCCAAGCTGATGGCTGATGGCCTTGAGACCAAGCGCGAAGCACTGGTCCAGAAAATTGGTGAAAACATCAGTGTTCGTCGTGCCGAGCTGATCGAAGGTTCTGTGGTTGAAGGGTACGTACACTCCAACAACAAGATGGCAGCGGTTGTTGCGTTGAGCGCCGGCCAGCCTGAGCTGGCTCGCGATGTGGCAATGCACGTGACTGCGGTTAACCCGCGCGTGGCCAAGCCGGAAGACATGCCTGAAGATGAAGTCCAGAAAGAGAAGGACATCATCAAGGCGCAGCCCGACATGGCTGGCAAGCCAGACGAGATCGTCGAGAAGATGATGGGCGGGCGGATCAAGAAGTTCCTTAAGGAAAACAGCCTTGTTGATCAGCCGTTCGTCAAGAACCCTGACCAGACGGTTGGCGCACTGCTGAAAGAAGCTAACGCAGACCTCGAGCGCTTTGTAAGGCTTGAAGTGGGCGAAGGCATTGAGCGAGAGCAGGTCGACTTCGCTGCCGAAGTGGCAGCTCAGCTCAAGTCGTAA
- the rpsB gene encoding 30S ribosomal protein S2, whose product MAQVSMRDLLKAGAHFGHQTRYWNPKMAKYIFGARNKIHIINLEQTVPAMNEALKTVQRLAESKNKVLFVGTKRAAAKIIKEEAERCGMPFVNHRWLGGMLTNYKTLRQSIRRYRDLEAQSQDGTFDKLTKKEALDRRREMDKLERSIGGIKDMGGLPDALFIIDVDHENIAIKEANKLGIPVIAIVDTNSDPAGVDYVIPGNDDAIRAIQIYVKAVADACIEGSQSGTNPNEFVEVSEEEAPSAPAAE is encoded by the coding sequence ATGGCACAAGTAAGTATGCGGGACCTGCTCAAGGCAGGCGCTCACTTCGGGCATCAGACCCGTTACTGGAACCCCAAGATGGCAAAGTACATCTTCGGCGCCCGTAACAAGATTCATATCATCAACCTCGAGCAGACCGTTCCGGCAATGAATGAAGCGCTGAAAACCGTTCAGCGCCTGGCCGAGAGCAAGAACAAGGTCCTCTTCGTCGGTACCAAGCGCGCGGCGGCGAAGATTATCAAGGAAGAAGCCGAGCGTTGTGGCATGCCGTTCGTCAACCATCGCTGGTTGGGTGGCATGCTGACCAACTACAAGACGCTGCGTCAGTCCATCCGTCGTTATCGCGACCTGGAAGCCCAGAGTCAGGACGGCACTTTTGACAAGCTGACCAAGAAAGAAGCCCTCGATCGTCGTCGTGAAATGGACAAGCTCGAGCGCAGCATCGGCGGCATCAAGGACATGGGTGGTCTGCCCGACGCACTGTTTATTATTGACGTTGACCACGAAAACATCGCGATCAAGGAAGCCAACAAGCTGGGCATCCCCGTTATCGCTATCGTCGATACTAACAGTGATCCCGCTGGCGTTGACTACGTCATTCCCGGCAATGACGATGCAATCCGTGCGATTCAGATCTACGTCAAAGCTGTGGCGGATGCGTGCATCGAAGGCAGTCAGTCCGGTACCAACCCCAACGAGTTTGTTGAGGTAAGCGAAGAAGAAGCGCCCTCGGCCCCCGCGGCAGAGTAA
- the map gene encoding type I methionyl aminopeptidase: MNVSIKSSEEIEKMRVAGRLAAQVLEMIGDYVKPGVTTEELDRICHDFIVHEQKAIPAPLNYKGFPKSVCISANHVICHGIPNEKKVLKNGDIINIDVTVIKDEYHGDTSKMFFVGEPKPGADRLVRITQECMYKGIALVRPGVRLGDIGHVIQQYAESNHYSVVREYCGHGIGKVFHEEPQVMHYGRPGTGMEIREGMTFTIEPMINQGKRHTKLLPDGWTVVTKDHKPSAQWEHTIAVTADGCEILTLREEERGLNLADWR; encoded by the coding sequence ATGAACGTATCAATCAAGAGTTCCGAAGAAATCGAGAAGATGCGCGTAGCTGGCAGACTGGCCGCTCAGGTTCTGGAGATGATTGGCGACTATGTAAAGCCGGGCGTAACTACGGAAGAACTCGACCGCATCTGCCACGACTTCATTGTCCACGAGCAAAAAGCCATTCCCGCGCCGCTGAACTATAAGGGCTTCCCGAAATCCGTCTGCATCTCGGCCAACCACGTTATCTGCCACGGCATCCCTAACGAGAAAAAGGTGCTCAAGAACGGCGATATCATCAATATCGACGTGACTGTCATAAAGGACGAGTACCACGGCGACACCAGCAAAATGTTTTTTGTCGGTGAGCCCAAACCCGGCGCCGACCGCTTGGTTCGAATTACGCAGGAGTGCATGTACAAAGGCATCGCCCTGGTCCGCCCCGGTGTTCGTCTCGGCGACATCGGCCATGTCATCCAGCAATACGCAGAGTCAAATCACTACTCCGTCGTGCGCGAGTATTGTGGCCACGGCATCGGCAAGGTTTTCCATGAAGAGCCCCAGGTGATGCATTACGGTCGGCCCGGCACCGGCATGGAAATCCGCGAAGGCATGACTTTTACGATTGAGCCCATGATCAACCAGGGCAAGCGGCATACCAAGCTCCTGCCCGACGGCTGGACTGTGGTTACCAAGGACCATAAGCCGTCAGCCCAGTGGGAACACACGATAGCCGTGACAGCTGATGGCTGCGAGATTCTGACTTTACGCGAAGAAGAGCGGGGCCTGAACCTCGCTGACTGGCGCTGA